Proteins found in one Arthrobacter pascens genomic segment:
- a CDS encoding S41 family peptidase yields MTSSSYFRFPHVHGDLVTFVAEDDVWIAPLSGGRAWRVSSLQLPARNPRFTPDGKRLVWTVVQGTAPEVVTAEVDGGGYRQLTYFGHSSTRVKGFTASGDVVVTSAFRQSESRHTSAYSVPVDGGWAEELPFGPVESVAFGPEIGDERPVVLGSVLSREPAWWKRYRGGTAGKLWIDTDGNGEFERLAPDLDGNLTDPMWVGGRIAFLSDHEGYGNLYSVLPGGGELRRHTDHEDFYVRHAATDGQRVIFESAGELWLLHDLASDAVRLDISLGSASQSRRPALLKTSKHLGAVVPDASGSASAVEAHGTIHWIRHKDGPSRIVEATPGVRARLPRPLDGGRLAYIADHDGVEALYIREIAGQLPHVGAPADVPASVTVSHQDPSEGSDVQLPRPVPAAGSAALATADVVIPVPDDSRADVAPDSAESPSEEQASAATTRIAFPRPSRTSAMEASPNGRWLALGTSFGDVYIADSTTGELSLLTSIGEGTIAELCWSPDSQWLAWSEPVTSFGSRSRLRLVSVTNRDGGVVEVTDGRFCDKSPSFTPDGKFLAFLSNRSFDPVYDGHSFDLSFPSPIKPYLVALAADTPSPFGPAVALDEAENDSGSDNGSAADRSAGRTAAATTVDGEGLAHRVIGVPVPQGNYTSLKSTEGALLWLDWALSGVTGDGKASQDDKDARPSLVRFDLARRKTSTLVEALDSYRLSGDGKKVVLIDDKQVSVVPSGAKADEDSGQLVKVDLGRIRVMMDPLSVWGQAFDEAWRLQRDFFWAEDMAGQDWDSIHKRYRPLVDRLGSHDDLVDLLWELHGELGTSHAYVKPAAVTENGSNGQGRLGADLAYTPAGWEITRILAGESSDPLATSPLTRPGAGAKAGDVLLAVDGVQLSETVTPAMQLVGAAGCAVELTLRNGPGHGTAAGEQRRIAVIPVKDEERLRYQEWVASNRRTVREASGGSFGYLHIPDMMANGWAQLHRDLDTETALDGLIVDVRRNRGGHTSQLVAELIGRKVTGWSMPRGERPRTYPHHAPRGPVIILADEFAGSDGDIITQVSKLRGIGPVIGTRTWGGVVGIDNRFSLADGTGVTQPRYANWFSGGVGWSVENYGVDPDIEVTYPPHAYAAGRDPQLEYGIGALKEMIQELPTDRPPAREGYRRLRPDPLPARRHGD; encoded by the coding sequence ATGACCTCTTCGAGTTACTTCCGATTCCCGCATGTACACGGCGATCTGGTCACTTTCGTGGCCGAGGACGACGTCTGGATCGCGCCGCTCAGCGGCGGCCGGGCGTGGCGTGTTTCCTCGCTTCAGCTCCCCGCGCGCAACCCGCGCTTCACCCCCGACGGCAAGCGCCTCGTCTGGACGGTCGTCCAGGGGACGGCGCCGGAGGTGGTGACGGCGGAGGTCGACGGCGGCGGGTACCGGCAGCTCACGTACTTTGGCCACAGCAGCACCCGGGTCAAGGGCTTCACCGCAAGTGGTGATGTGGTGGTGACGAGCGCGTTCCGCCAGTCTGAAAGCCGGCACACGTCCGCCTACAGCGTTCCGGTTGACGGCGGGTGGGCTGAAGAGCTCCCCTTCGGCCCGGTGGAATCTGTAGCGTTCGGACCGGAAATCGGCGACGAGCGCCCAGTGGTGCTTGGCAGCGTGCTTTCCCGCGAACCTGCCTGGTGGAAGCGTTACCGCGGCGGCACTGCGGGCAAGCTCTGGATTGACACCGACGGAAACGGTGAGTTTGAGCGCCTTGCTCCGGATTTGGACGGAAACCTCACCGACCCCATGTGGGTGGGTGGACGGATCGCTTTCCTGTCCGACCACGAAGGGTATGGAAATCTTTATTCCGTGCTGCCGGGCGGCGGCGAGCTGCGCCGGCACACCGACCACGAGGACTTCTACGTCCGGCATGCCGCCACAGACGGTCAACGGGTCATCTTCGAATCCGCGGGCGAGCTCTGGCTCCTCCACGACCTGGCCTCGGACGCCGTGCGGCTGGATATCTCGCTGGGCTCAGCCTCCCAGTCCCGGCGGCCCGCCCTCCTGAAGACCTCAAAGCACCTCGGCGCGGTGGTGCCCGATGCCAGCGGCTCTGCCAGCGCCGTGGAGGCCCACGGAACTATCCATTGGATCAGGCACAAGGACGGCCCGTCCCGCATCGTGGAGGCCACACCGGGCGTCCGGGCTCGGCTTCCCAGGCCGCTCGACGGCGGGCGCCTGGCCTACATTGCCGATCACGACGGCGTGGAGGCCCTCTACATCAGGGAGATCGCGGGGCAGCTTCCCCACGTCGGCGCCCCTGCTGACGTGCCGGCTTCCGTGACAGTTTCCCACCAAGACCCCTCGGAAGGATCGGACGTACAGCTGCCCCGGCCGGTTCCGGCGGCGGGATCCGCCGCGCTGGCCACTGCCGACGTCGTTATTCCTGTTCCTGACGACTCCCGGGCAGACGTTGCCCCGGACTCCGCAGAGTCCCCTTCAGAGGAGCAGGCGTCCGCCGCAACGACCCGCATCGCCTTCCCGAGGCCGTCGCGTACCAGCGCAATGGAAGCGAGCCCAAACGGCCGGTGGCTGGCCCTGGGTACATCCTTCGGCGACGTCTACATCGCGGACTCCACCACCGGTGAGCTTTCACTGCTGACAAGCATCGGCGAAGGCACCATCGCTGAACTGTGCTGGTCCCCGGACTCCCAGTGGCTGGCCTGGTCCGAACCAGTGACTTCCTTCGGCTCACGGTCCAGGCTCCGGCTCGTCAGCGTCACGAACCGGGATGGAGGGGTGGTTGAGGTCACCGACGGCCGCTTCTGTGACAAATCACCGAGCTTCACGCCGGACGGGAAGTTCCTGGCCTTCCTGTCGAACCGCAGCTTCGATCCGGTCTACGACGGACATTCGTTCGATCTGTCCTTTCCCAGCCCGATCAAGCCCTATCTGGTGGCACTGGCCGCTGACACGCCGTCGCCGTTCGGTCCGGCTGTTGCCCTTGACGAAGCGGAAAACGATAGCGGAAGCGATAACGGGTCCGCGGCAGATCGCTCGGCCGGCAGGACGGCGGCAGCGACAACAGTGGACGGGGAAGGGCTTGCCCACCGCGTCATCGGCGTCCCCGTTCCGCAAGGCAACTACACCTCGCTGAAGTCCACGGAGGGCGCGCTGCTATGGCTGGACTGGGCACTTTCGGGCGTCACCGGCGACGGCAAGGCCAGCCAGGATGACAAGGATGCCCGTCCCAGCCTGGTCCGGTTTGACCTGGCGCGGCGGAAAACATCAACCCTGGTGGAAGCACTGGACAGCTACCGGCTGTCGGGCGACGGCAAGAAAGTGGTGCTGATCGACGACAAGCAGGTCAGTGTTGTACCTTCCGGCGCCAAGGCGGACGAAGACTCCGGACAGCTGGTCAAGGTGGATCTGGGCCGGATCAGGGTAATGATGGACCCGCTCAGTGTCTGGGGCCAAGCCTTTGACGAAGCCTGGCGCCTGCAGCGGGACTTCTTCTGGGCAGAGGACATGGCGGGCCAGGACTGGGACTCCATCCATAAGCGGTACCGGCCCCTCGTGGACCGCCTGGGTTCCCATGATGACCTGGTGGACCTGCTGTGGGAGCTCCACGGCGAGCTCGGCACGTCACACGCCTACGTCAAGCCGGCAGCAGTCACGGAAAACGGCAGCAACGGGCAGGGCCGGCTGGGTGCGGACCTGGCGTACACCCCCGCCGGCTGGGAGATCACCCGCATCCTCGCCGGCGAATCCTCGGATCCGCTGGCAACATCACCGCTGACGCGTCCCGGCGCCGGAGCGAAGGCCGGCGACGTCCTGTTGGCTGTCGATGGGGTGCAGCTTTCCGAAACCGTGACTCCGGCGATGCAGCTGGTGGGCGCGGCGGGCTGTGCCGTGGAGCTCACGCTGCGCAACGGGCCCGGCCACGGGACAGCGGCAGGGGAGCAGCGGCGCATTGCCGTCATTCCCGTGAAGGATGAAGAGCGCCTGCGTTACCAGGAATGGGTTGCCTCCAACCGGCGGACTGTCCGTGAGGCGTCCGGAGGGAGCTTCGGGTACCTGCACATCCCCGACATGATGGCCAACGGCTGGGCACAGCTGCACCGGGACCTCGACACCGAGACTGCCCTCGACGGACTGATTGTGGACGTCCGGCGGAACCGCGGTGGACACACGTCCCAACTCGTGGCGGAGCTCATCGGCCGCAAGGTGACCGGCTGGAGCATGCCGCGCGGGGAACGCCCCCGGACCTACCCGCACCACGCCCCGCGCGGTCCCGTGATCATCCTCGCCGATGAGTTTGCCGGATCCGACGGCGACATCATCACCCAGGTGTCAAAGCTGCGGGGGATCGGGCCTGTGATCGGCACCCGCACCTGGGGCGGCGTGGTGGGCATCGATAACCGGTTCTCGCTCGCCGACGGCACGGGCGTGACCCAGCCCAGGTATGCCAACTGGTTCAGCGGCGGCGTGGGGTGGAGCGTCGAAAACTATGGTGTGGACCCGGATATCGAGGTGACTTACCCTCCACACGCCTACGCCGCAGGCAGGGATCCCCAGCTGGAATACGGGATCGGCGCGCTCAAGGAAATGATCCAGGAGCTGCCCACCGACAGGCCGCCGGCCCGTGAGGGCTACCGGCGTCTGCGGCCCGATCCGCTTCCGGCCCGCCGGCACGGCGACTGA
- a CDS encoding TIGR01777 family oxidoreductase produces MRIVIAGASGLIGTHLSATLRSAGHDVVALVRRAPASASEIRWDPAAGRLDPQALSGSDAVVNLSGAGIGDRYWTRRRIDELFTSRVDATRTLTDAMKKLENPPRTFVSQSASGYYGDSGAAVLPESAPPGTGVLPRLCLEWEAAAHEAPAGVRVLTPRTGIVLSRSGGALGRLLPLLRLGVGGPLGHGRQYWPWITLPDASAAFSFLISSRLRGPANVCAPESADVDSLVAALASALHRPAVLRVPSPVLRLVMGRLADELLLPSQRMEPALLSDAGFHWQHPSLAQAAAWVAAKK; encoded by the coding sequence ATGCGAATCGTCATCGCCGGCGCCTCCGGGCTGATCGGGACCCACCTGTCCGCAACGCTGCGCAGCGCCGGCCACGATGTGGTTGCCCTCGTCCGCCGTGCGCCCGCCTCGGCTTCGGAAATCCGCTGGGATCCCGCAGCAGGACGGCTGGATCCACAGGCCCTCTCAGGTTCCGACGCCGTGGTCAACCTCTCCGGGGCAGGCATCGGGGACCGTTACTGGACCCGCCGCCGGATCGATGAGCTGTTCACTTCCCGAGTGGATGCTACCCGGACCCTGACCGATGCGATGAAGAAGCTCGAGAATCCGCCGCGGACATTCGTCAGCCAGTCGGCCTCCGGCTACTACGGCGACTCCGGCGCTGCCGTCCTTCCCGAAAGCGCCCCGCCCGGGACCGGCGTCCTTCCCCGGCTGTGCCTTGAGTGGGAAGCCGCAGCACACGAGGCACCCGCCGGTGTACGTGTGTTGACTCCGCGCACGGGAATTGTCCTGAGCCGGTCGGGCGGCGCGTTGGGCAGGCTGCTCCCGCTGCTGCGACTCGGGGTGGGCGGACCGCTCGGCCACGGCAGGCAGTACTGGCCGTGGATCACCCTCCCGGACGCCTCTGCTGCCTTTAGTTTCCTGATCAGCTCCCGGCTGCGGGGACCTGCTAACGTGTGTGCTCCGGAAAGCGCAGACGTTGACTCCCTGGTGGCGGCGCTTGCTTCTGCACTGCACCGTCCGGCCGTTCTCCGGGTGCCATCACCGGTGCTGCGCCTTGTGATGGGAAGGCTCGCCGACGAACTGCTGCTGCCGAGCCAGCGCATGGAACCCGCCCTGCTTTCTGACGCCGGCTTCCATTGGCAACATCCGTCACTCGCGCAGGCTGCGGCGTGGGTGGCCGCGAAGAAGTAG
- a CDS encoding serine/threonine protein kinase: MDDFTAPQLPGFTVGRELGRGGSSTVWLVTEERTGRDFALKCLLTGPPQDGQPTDVSGEEAIRREVRILSVLDHQHLIKAHDAVRFEDSSAGTGGGLGLLVDYAPGGSLEQLVTSRGKLSIGETVTVLTPIAQVLGYLHGKGFTHSDVSPGNVLFTGHGKPMLSDVGIARMVGDASTVPDLGTAAFMDPTPVDAVRAGLQPERDVYSVAALGWYCLTGEPPRRTVDRLPLSLLLPEVPGELAAALESGLNEDRRLRPTAVELATAVYRSASPLPVDLAASVHATVIPELLTRRRLPERSGGAVRNSLLAVRRRISTSRWSVALGAHQVLPFPDGEETRAKGAGNHEPDTDSVHGKHSRRGARAPGPRPRSGRALGIIRLAAAAATVVAAAIWAAGAFGPAGLWSGPAAGQEPSSISSEVAAADSTDTGIPVHVSAQLGSADPVEAVQGLAWIRSLAFSSGRLELLDQVNAPGSAAFAADEQIRGRLQESGHVLAGFTSTLSNVQIQPGSSAGRAVVGVTSATSSYEEQDPSGALVAAGAAGEGQELRLVLVPVDGRWRIMDILPGP; the protein is encoded by the coding sequence ATGGACGATTTCACTGCCCCGCAACTGCCCGGCTTTACCGTCGGACGCGAGCTGGGCCGCGGCGGGAGTTCGACGGTCTGGCTCGTCACCGAAGAACGGACAGGCCGGGACTTTGCGCTGAAATGCCTTCTGACTGGGCCGCCGCAGGACGGTCAGCCCACAGATGTCTCCGGCGAGGAGGCCATCCGCCGGGAAGTCCGGATTCTTTCGGTGCTGGACCACCAGCACCTCATCAAGGCACACGACGCCGTTCGCTTCGAGGACAGCTCAGCTGGCACAGGCGGCGGGCTGGGCCTGCTGGTGGACTATGCGCCCGGGGGTTCCCTGGAGCAGTTGGTCACCAGCCGTGGCAAGCTCAGCATCGGGGAGACGGTGACTGTGCTGACCCCCATCGCCCAGGTGCTTGGCTATCTGCACGGCAAAGGCTTCACCCACTCCGACGTCTCTCCCGGGAATGTGCTTTTCACCGGCCATGGCAAGCCAATGCTCTCGGACGTCGGCATTGCAAGGATGGTGGGGGATGCATCAACAGTGCCCGATCTCGGGACGGCCGCGTTTATGGATCCGACGCCCGTGGACGCGGTGCGCGCCGGACTCCAACCGGAGCGCGATGTCTATTCCGTTGCAGCGCTCGGGTGGTACTGCCTGACCGGGGAACCGCCCAGGCGGACCGTTGACAGGCTGCCCCTGTCCCTTCTGCTGCCCGAGGTTCCAGGCGAACTTGCCGCCGCGTTGGAGTCTGGCCTCAACGAGGACCGGCGCCTGAGGCCAACCGCCGTTGAACTGGCGACGGCGGTTTACCGCAGCGCCTCCCCGCTGCCGGTCGACCTGGCAGCATCGGTTCATGCCACGGTCATTCCTGAACTGCTCACGCGGCGCCGCCTCCCTGAGCGCTCCGGCGGTGCTGTCCGGAACAGCCTCCTGGCTGTGCGGCGGCGGATATCAACGTCACGATGGTCAGTGGCGCTCGGCGCGCACCAGGTCCTGCCCTTTCCCGATGGAGAGGAGACCCGCGCTAAGGGAGCAGGCAATCACGAACCTGATACCGACTCCGTGCACGGGAAGCATTCCCGGCGAGGAGCGCGGGCACCCGGCCCAAGACCTCGTAGCGGGCGTGCATTGGGGATCATCCGGTTGGCTGCGGCGGCCGCTACCGTTGTGGCCGCTGCCATTTGGGCCGCTGGTGCGTTTGGTCCTGCAGGGCTCTGGTCAGGCCCGGCGGCAGGGCAGGAGCCTTCATCCATCAGCTCAGAGGTGGCCGCTGCGGATTCGACTGACACCGGAATCCCGGTCCACGTCAGCGCCCAGCTGGGTTCAGCCGACCCCGTCGAAGCTGTGCAGGGGCTCGCCTGGATCCGGTCCCTGGCGTTCAGCTCAGGGCGGCTGGAACTCCTGGACCAGGTTAATGCCCCAGGCTCGGCAGCCTTTGCTGCGGATGAACAAATCAGGGGGCGGCTCCAGGAATCCGGACACGTCCTCGCCGGCTTCACCAGCACACTGTCCAACGTGCAGATCCAGCCGGGGAGTTCCGCCGGCCGGGCGGTCGTAGGGGTCACCTCGGCCACGTCGTCCTACGAGGAACAGGACCCCTCCGGGGCACTTGTGGCTGCGGGGGCGGCCGGAGAAGGGCAGGAGCTTCGGCTGGTGCTGGTCCCGGTGGACGGTCGGTGGCGCATCATGGACATCCTGCCGGGCCCATGA
- the lipB gene encoding lipoyl(octanoyl) transferase LipB — translation MTLEFSQLGLAPDFVEYTRGWDIQRELHDNVVAGEAPSTVLLLEHAPVYTAGKLTEEHERPLDGTPVVAVDRGGKLTWHGPGQLIAYPILKLKNRAGIRDYVERLEATMIAVIADYGINAERIKGRAGVWIKADSKGPDRKIAAIGIRVLDGVTMHGIAINCNNDLAPYAQIIACGITDAGVTTMSIEAGKNIAPGDIADRLVEEFRKHEEALVLSPEGALL, via the coding sequence ATGACTCTTGAGTTTTCACAGCTGGGTCTTGCCCCGGATTTCGTCGAATATACGCGTGGCTGGGATATCCAGCGCGAACTCCATGACAATGTCGTCGCCGGCGAGGCTCCGAGTACGGTCCTGCTTCTGGAACACGCGCCCGTTTACACGGCCGGCAAGCTGACAGAAGAGCACGAGCGCCCGTTGGACGGGACGCCCGTGGTGGCAGTGGACCGGGGCGGCAAGCTGACCTGGCACGGCCCCGGTCAGCTGATCGCCTATCCGATCCTTAAGCTGAAGAACCGTGCGGGCATCCGCGACTACGTTGAGCGGCTTGAAGCTACCATGATCGCCGTTATTGCTGACTATGGCATCAACGCGGAGCGCATCAAGGGACGCGCCGGAGTGTGGATCAAAGCTGACAGCAAGGGCCCGGACCGGAAGATCGCCGCAATTGGCATCCGCGTCCTGGACGGGGTCACAATGCACGGGATCGCCATCAACTGCAACAATGATCTGGCACCTTATGCCCAGATTATCGCCTGCGGCATCACCGACGCCGGCGTCACCACGATGTCCATCGAAGCCGGCAAGAACATCGCCCCGGGCGATATCGCGGACCGGCTCGTGGAAGAATTCCGCAAGCACGAAGAAGCACTCGTTTTAAGCCCCGAAGGAGCTCTACTGTGA
- the lipA gene encoding lipoyl synthase translates to MTLAPEGRKMLRIEQRNAATPVERKPDWIKAKVQMGPEFVQLKNLVKKEGLHTVCEEAGCPNIFECWEDKEATFLIGGSECTRRCDFCQIDTGKPSPVDMFEPTKVARSVQAMQLRYATVTGVARDDLADEGVWLYAETVRKIHELNPGTGVELLIPDFSGKPEHIEAICDSKPEVFAHNVETVPRIFKRIRPAFRYDRSLDVITQGRKLGMVTKSNLILGMGETREEISEALRDLYDAGCDLITITQYLRPSERHLPVDRWVKPQEFVDLQEEAAEIGFLGVMSGPLVRSSYRAGRLWATAMRKKGWEIPAQLAHIESSGSTRQEASSLLAAHS, encoded by the coding sequence GTGACACTGGCACCAGAAGGCCGGAAAATGCTGCGCATCGAGCAGCGCAACGCGGCCACCCCGGTGGAGCGTAAACCGGACTGGATCAAGGCCAAGGTCCAGATGGGTCCTGAATTTGTCCAGCTGAAGAACCTGGTCAAGAAGGAAGGCCTCCACACTGTGTGTGAGGAGGCCGGCTGCCCCAACATCTTCGAATGCTGGGAGGACAAGGAAGCCACGTTCCTGATCGGCGGCTCCGAGTGCACACGGCGCTGTGACTTCTGCCAGATCGATACCGGCAAGCCATCGCCGGTGGACATGTTCGAACCCACCAAGGTGGCCCGTTCGGTCCAGGCGATGCAGTTGCGCTACGCCACGGTGACCGGTGTAGCCCGTGACGACCTGGCGGACGAGGGTGTCTGGCTCTACGCCGAGACGGTCCGCAAGATCCACGAGCTCAACCCGGGCACCGGCGTCGAACTCCTCATCCCCGACTTCTCCGGCAAGCCCGAGCACATCGAAGCCATCTGCGACTCCAAGCCGGAGGTCTTCGCCCACAATGTGGAGACCGTGCCGCGCATTTTCAAGCGGATCCGTCCGGCTTTCCGGTACGACCGTTCCCTGGACGTGATCACTCAGGGCCGGAAGCTGGGCATGGTCACCAAGTCCAACCTGATCCTGGGCATGGGCGAGACGCGGGAAGAAATCTCCGAGGCGCTGCGCGACCTGTATGACGCAGGCTGCGACCTGATCACCATCACGCAATACCTCCGCCCCTCCGAACGCCACCTCCCGGTTGACCGCTGGGTGAAGCCGCAGGAATTTGTGGACCTTCAGGAGGAAGCCGCCGAGATCGGCTTCCTGGGTGTCATGAGCGGACCGCTCGTGCGTTCCTCCTACCGTGCGGGCCGCTTGTGGGCCACTGCGATGCGGAAGAAGGGCTGGGAGATTCCTGCCCAGCTCGCCCACATCGAGAGCTCAGGCAGCACGCGCCAGGAAGCCAGCTCGCTGCTCGCAGCGCATTCCTGA
- a CDS encoding DUF4191 domain-containing protein, with translation MANSPDSSNTTPAAADAPKRGLFSRKPKEAKVKKPSRLKQIGEVFNMTRRHDPMVPWLMLLVFLGVVAVSLLVGFLLENWITALLIGIPLGLLGATLILSRRAERAAFAQIENQPGASGAALGTLKRGWITEDQPVAVNPRTQDAVFRAIGRPGVVLVSEGPTHRVKPLVEAERKRLARILPNVTIHVIESGRGEGQVPISQVAKKMGKLNKELTKLEVSAVSKRISSLGTRLPIPKGIDPYKARPNRGR, from the coding sequence ATGGCGAATTCCCCTGATTCCAGCAACACCACTCCTGCGGCCGCTGACGCCCCGAAGCGTGGCCTTTTCTCGCGCAAGCCAAAAGAAGCAAAGGTCAAGAAGCCCAGCCGGCTAAAGCAGATCGGCGAAGTCTTCAATATGACCCGCCGCCACGATCCGATGGTCCCGTGGCTGATGCTGCTGGTGTTCCTGGGTGTTGTGGCGGTCAGCCTCCTGGTGGGTTTCCTGCTTGAGAACTGGATCACTGCTCTGCTCATCGGCATCCCGCTGGGCCTGCTCGGTGCCACGCTGATCCTTTCCCGGCGGGCAGAACGGGCGGCATTTGCCCAGATCGAGAACCAGCCGGGTGCCTCGGGCGCGGCCCTGGGCACGCTCAAACGCGGATGGATCACCGAGGACCAGCCAGTGGCGGTGAACCCGCGCACCCAGGACGCCGTGTTCCGCGCCATCGGACGTCCCGGCGTCGTCCTCGTCAGCGAGGGCCCCACCCACCGGGTCAAGCCCTTGGTTGAGGCCGAACGCAAGCGCCTTGCCCGCATTCTCCCCAACGTCACGATCCACGTGATCGAGAGCGGCCGCGGCGAGGGCCAGGTCCCCATCAGCCAGGTCGCCAAAAAGATGGGAAAGCTGAACAAGGAGCTCACCAAGCTTGAGGTGAGCGCAGTTTCGAAACGGATCTCCTCGCTCGGCACCCGCCTCCCCATCCCCAAGGGCATCGACCCGTACAAAGCGCGTCCCAACCGCGGACGCTAA
- a CDS encoding DUF3817 domain-containing protein, with product MPPKTVVVRAFRILAVAEAFSWASLLVGMYFKWIARTGELGVQIAGPVHGALFVGYAIAALALWRLQRWPFAVALFAGLSAVFPFATLVFERWAGKRRYLDAGSAHPAKDLETAGV from the coding sequence ATGCCCCCGAAGACTGTTGTGGTCCGCGCCTTCCGCATTCTGGCCGTGGCCGAGGCATTCAGCTGGGCCTCGCTGCTTGTAGGCATGTACTTCAAGTGGATTGCCAGGACCGGCGAGCTCGGCGTGCAGATTGCCGGCCCGGTGCACGGGGCGCTGTTCGTGGGCTACGCCATCGCGGCCCTGGCCTTGTGGCGGCTCCAGCGCTGGCCCTTTGCCGTGGCGCTGTTCGCAGGGTTGTCGGCTGTGTTCCCATTCGCGACACTGGTTTTTGAACGCTGGGCCGGAAAACGCCGTTACCTGGACGCAGGGAGCGCTCATCCGGCCAAGGACCTGGAAACGGCTGGCGTCTAG
- a CDS encoding RDD family protein, protein MVDRKDIGSWLTGPDTSGISKYPGERLGLPEAGPGSIARAGRRIVAIVIDWGIALLISNFAFAGDSWGTLAIFAVEQILLVGTLGYSIGHRIAGIHVVKLGGGTAGPLAGLVRALLLCLVIPAVIFDPDQRGLHDRAMDTVLIRR, encoded by the coding sequence GTGGTAGATCGCAAAGACATTGGCTCCTGGCTCACCGGACCGGATACCTCGGGTATCTCCAAATACCCGGGGGAGCGGCTGGGCCTGCCCGAGGCGGGGCCGGGCTCGATAGCCAGGGCAGGACGGCGCATTGTTGCCATCGTGATCGACTGGGGCATCGCCCTGCTGATCAGCAATTTCGCCTTTGCCGGGGACTCATGGGGCACCCTGGCCATATTCGCCGTTGAGCAGATCCTGCTGGTGGGGACGCTCGGGTACAGCATCGGACACCGCATCGCGGGCATCCACGTGGTGAAGCTTGGCGGCGGGACGGCAGGACCGCTGGCTGGTCTGGTGCGGGCCCTGCTGCTGTGCCTGGTGATCCCGGCGGTCATTTTCGATCCGGACCAGCGTGGCCTTCATGACAGGGCAATGGACACAGTCCTCATCCGGAGGTAG
- the glnA gene encoding type I glutamate--ammonia ligase, with the protein MFKTADEVLKFIKDEDIKFVDIRFTDLPGVQQHFNVPAKSVDADFFVNGQLFDGSSIRGFQGIAESDMQLIPDVTTAFLDTFRMEKTLALNFSIVNPRTGDPYHRDPRGVAEKAEAYLASTGIADTAFFAPEAEFFVFDNVQYQSSPQGSFYKIDSEEAHWNTGREEEGGNLGYKTPVKGGYFPVSPTDKQADLRDAMCVALDEAGLEVERSHHEVGSAGQAEINYKFTTLTHAADDLQKFKYVVKNTADAWGKSVTFMPKPIFADNGSGMHCHQSLWNGGEPLFYDEKGYAGLSDTARWYIGGLLKHSSAVLAFTNPTVNSYRRLVKGFEAPVNMVYSQGNRSAGIRIPITGTNPKAKRIEFRAPDPSSNPYLAFAAQLMAGIDGIRNRIEPPAPIDKDLYELPAEEAKDIPKAPGSLEEALTALEEDNEFLQAGGVFTQDLIDTWIEYKYENEIRPLSLRPNPYEFELYYGV; encoded by the coding sequence ATGTTCAAGACTGCGGACGAAGTCCTCAAGTTCATCAAGGACGAAGATATTAAATTCGTCGATATCCGCTTCACCGACCTCCCGGGCGTCCAGCAGCACTTCAACGTGCCCGCCAAGAGCGTTGACGCGGACTTCTTCGTCAACGGCCAACTTTTCGACGGATCCTCCATCCGCGGCTTCCAGGGCATTGCCGAATCCGACATGCAGCTGATCCCGGATGTCACCACCGCATTCCTGGACACCTTCCGCATGGAGAAGACCCTCGCGCTGAACTTCTCCATCGTGAACCCCCGCACAGGGGACCCGTACCACCGCGACCCCCGTGGTGTGGCCGAGAAGGCCGAGGCATACCTCGCCTCCACCGGCATCGCGGACACCGCGTTCTTCGCTCCTGAGGCCGAGTTCTTCGTCTTCGACAACGTCCAGTACCAGTCCTCCCCGCAGGGCAGCTTCTACAAGATCGACTCCGAAGAAGCACACTGGAACACAGGACGTGAAGAAGAAGGCGGAAACCTGGGCTACAAGACCCCCGTCAAGGGCGGTTACTTCCCGGTTTCCCCCACGGACAAGCAGGCCGACCTGCGCGACGCCATGTGTGTCGCCCTGGACGAGGCCGGCCTTGAGGTTGAGCGCAGCCACCACGAAGTAGGCTCCGCCGGCCAGGCTGAAATCAACTACAAGTTCACCACGCTGACCCACGCCGCTGATGACCTGCAGAAGTTCAAGTACGTCGTCAAGAACACTGCCGACGCCTGGGGCAAGTCCGTGACTTTCATGCCGAAGCCCATCTTCGCCGACAACGGTTCGGGCATGCACTGCCACCAGTCGCTGTGGAACGGCGGCGAGCCGCTGTTCTACGACGAAAAGGGCTACGCCGGCCTGTCCGACACCGCCCGCTGGTACATCGGCGGCCTGCTCAAGCACTCCTCCGCCGTCCTGGCCTTCACCAACCCGACGGTGAACTCCTACCGCCGCCTGGTCAAGGGCTTCGAAGCTCCGGTCAACATGGTCTACTCGCAGGGCAACCGCTCCGCCGGTATCCGTATCCCCATCACGGGCACCAACCCCAAGGCCAAGCGCATCGAGTTCCGCGCTCCGGACCCCTCGTCCAACCCGTACCTGGCGTTTGCTGCCCAGCTGATGGCCGGCATCGACGGCATCCGCAACCGCATCGAGCCCCCGGCTCCGATCGACAAGGACCTCTACGAGCTCCCGGCCGAAGAAGCCAAGGACATTCCCAAGGCTCCGGGCAGCCTGGAGGAAGCGCTGACCGCCCTGGAAGAGGACAACGAGTTCCTGCAGGCTGGCGGCGTGTTCACCCAGGACCTGATCGACACCTGGATCGAGTACAAGTACGAGAACGAGATCCGTCCGCTGTCCCTGCGTCCGAACCCCTACGAGTTCGAGCTCTACTACGGCGTCTAG